One region of Bacillus zhangzhouensis genomic DNA includes:
- a CDS encoding catalase: protein MTNSNHKNLTTNQGVPVGDNQNSRTAGHRGPTFLDDYHLIEKLAHFDRERIPERVVHARGAGAYGVFEVENSMEKHTKAAFLSEEGKQTDVFVRFSTVIHPKGSPETLRDPRGFAVKFYTEEGNYDLVGNNLPIFFIRDALKFPDMVHSLKPDPVTNIQDPDRYWDFMTLTPESTHMLTWLFSDEGIPASYAEMRGSGVHTFRWVNKYGEAKYVKYHWRPSEGIRNLSMEEAAEIQANDFQHATRDLYDRIEKGNYPAWDLYVQLMPLSDYDDLDYDPCDPTKIWSEEDYPLQKVGRMTLNRNPENFFAETEQSAFTPSALVPGIEASEDKLLQGRLFSYPDTQRHRLGANYMRIPVNCPYAPVHNNQQDGFMTTTRPSGHINYEPNRYDDQPKENPRYKESEPVLHGDRMVRQKIEKPNDFKQAGEKYRSYSEEEKQALIKNLTADLKEVNDKTKLLAICNFYRADEDYGQRLADSLGVDIRAYLQGSMK from the coding sequence ATGACAAATTCAAATCATAAAAATTTGACAACAAACCAAGGCGTGCCTGTTGGCGATAACCAAAACTCAAGAACAGCTGGTCACCGCGGACCTACCTTTCTTGATGATTACCATTTGATTGAAAAACTTGCGCACTTTGATCGTGAACGTATTCCAGAGCGTGTCGTTCATGCAAGAGGCGCCGGCGCTTACGGTGTATTTGAAGTAGAAAACAGCATGGAGAAACATACAAAAGCAGCCTTCTTAAGTGAAGAAGGGAAACAAACGGACGTATTTGTTCGCTTCTCCACCGTTATTCATCCGAAAGGTTCACCTGAAACATTGCGTGACCCGCGCGGCTTTGCTGTCAAATTTTATACAGAAGAAGGCAACTATGATCTCGTTGGTAACAATTTGCCGATCTTCTTTATACGTGATGCTTTGAAATTCCCTGATATGGTTCACTCTCTTAAACCAGATCCTGTAACCAATATCCAAGACCCTGACCGGTATTGGGATTTTATGACCTTAACACCTGAATCCACTCATATGCTCACATGGCTCTTCTCTGATGAGGGAATTCCTGCAAGCTACGCTGAAATGCGCGGTTCTGGTGTGCATACATTTAGATGGGTGAACAAATACGGCGAAGCAAAATATGTGAAATATCACTGGAGACCTTCTGAAGGTATTCGTAACTTATCTATGGAAGAAGCAGCAGAAATTCAAGCAAACGATTTCCAGCACGCGACAAGAGATTTATATGACCGTATTGAAAAAGGTAATTATCCAGCATGGGATTTATATGTTCAGCTCATGCCGCTTAGCGATTATGATGACCTTGATTATGATCCATGTGATCCAACGAAGATATGGAGCGAGGAAGATTATCCGCTTCAAAAAGTAGGACGCATGACGCTTAACCGCAATCCTGAAAACTTCTTTGCTGAAACAGAGCAATCTGCTTTCACGCCAAGTGCACTTGTTCCTGGAATTGAAGCGTCTGAAGATAAACTACTTCAAGGCCGTCTGTTCTCATACCCTGATACGCAGCGTCACCGTCTTGGTGCAAACTACATGCGTATTCCGGTTAACTGCCCTTATGCACCTGTGCACAATAACCAGCAGGATGGCTTTATGACAACAACTCGCCCAAGCGGTCATATTAACTATGAACCAAACCGTTATGACGATCAGCCAAAAGAAAACCCTCGCTACAAAGAAAGTGAGCCAGTTCTTCACGGTGACCGTATGGTGAGACAAAAAATTGAAAAACCGAACGATTTCAAACAAGCTGGAGAAAAATATCGAAGCTACTCTGAGGAAGAGAAACAAGCATTGATTAAAAACCTAACAGCTGATTTGAAAGAGGTAAATGACAAAACAAAATTACTTGCAATCTGCAACTTCTATCGTGCCGATGAAGATTACGGACAACGATTAGCCGATTCACTTGGTGTGGATATTCGCGCTTATCTTCAAGGAAGCATGAAGTAA
- a CDS encoding YqzG/YhdC family protein has protein sequence MIYPVSKATVQPFDNWERLAYTALKDEYKGADLNDYHYIGRTEVNDEQTKDVFRVTVKKGSTRFAAHAEIYFHPVTGHLISINVFRL, from the coding sequence ATGATTTATCCTGTATCAAAAGCAACGGTGCAGCCGTTTGATAATTGGGAAAGACTTGCGTACACAGCGTTGAAAGATGAATATAAAGGTGCCGATTTAAACGATTATCATTACATTGGCCGGACAGAAGTGAATGATGAGCAGACAAAAGATGTGTTTCGCGTCACTGTCAAGAAAGGCTCAACTCGCTTTGCCGCACATGCCGAAATTTATTTTCATCCGGTGACCGGTCATTTAATTAGTATTAACGTGTTTCGACTATAA
- a CDS encoding Rrf2 family transcriptional regulator: MKLTNYTDFSLRVLIYLASRENNALSNIQQIADVYDISKNHLTKVIYHLGKRGYVETIRGRNGGIRLGKSPESINIGEVVRYTEDDLVMVECFDPKKNSCIISPICSLKHVLHEALTAYLSVLDRYTLKDLTQNKDALRELLL, from the coding sequence ATGAAACTTACGAATTACACAGATTTCTCATTAAGGGTACTCATTTATTTAGCTTCAAGAGAAAATAATGCACTGTCAAATATTCAGCAGATCGCCGATGTTTATGACATTTCTAAAAATCATCTGACGAAGGTGATTTATCATCTTGGAAAACGCGGATATGTGGAAACAATTCGCGGAAGAAATGGCGGGATCAGGCTTGGAAAAAGCCCAGAAAGCATTAATATTGGAGAGGTTGTCCGTTATACAGAGGATGATTTAGTCATGGTTGAATGCTTTGATCCAAAGAAAAACAGCTGCATCATCTCCCCAATTTGTTCATTAAAGCATGTACTTCATGAAGCACTCACTGCTTATTTAAGCGTTCTTGACCGATACACACTAAAAGATTTAACACAAAACAAAGATGCTCTCAGAGAGCTCCTGCTTTAA
- a CDS encoding UxaA family hydrolase: MHKKAQEALLYIQVSSKDNVAIIVNDGGLSACATFSSGLTLTERIPQGHKVALKTFEQHDPIVRYGEIIGYVNETIIQGSWVKEQLIQMPAPPPSEELLSCITYSGSVPPS; this comes from the coding sequence TTGCATAAAAAAGCACAGGAAGCACTCCTGTATATTCAGGTAAGTTCAAAGGATAATGTAGCCATCATTGTGAATGATGGTGGACTATCAGCTTGCGCCACCTTTTCAAGCGGATTGACGTTAACTGAACGCATCCCTCAAGGGCATAAAGTTGCACTTAAAACATTTGAACAGCATGACCCAATTGTGCGATATGGTGAAATCATTGGATACGTTAACGAAACCATCATACAAGGAAGCTGGGTGAAAGAACAGCTCATCCAAATGCCAGCTCCTCCTCCTTCAGAAGAATTATTATCATGCATAACATACAGCGGTAGCGTTCCCCCATCTTAA
- a CDS encoding aldehyde dehydrogenase family protein, whose protein sequence is MSTSVTQKTYLNFINGEWVKASTGEVIPIQNPAAKEEVAAYVQRSSLEDVNTAITAAHEAKAEWRDLSGAERGQYLYKTADLLEERLDDIAMTAVKEMGKTLPEAKGEAARGVAILRYYAGEGMRKEGDVIPSTDREALMFTKRVPLGVVGVISPWNFPIAIPIWKMAPALIYGNTVVIKPATETAATCAKIIACFADAHLPKGVVNMVTGSGAVVGQGMIEHPNIQGITFTGSNAAGKAIGQKAFDRGIKYQLEMGGKNPVIVANDADLDLAVEATITGAFRSTGQKCTATSRVIVQEDIYDAFKEKLVQKTQEITIGDSLKKDVWMGPIANKQQLDQCLSYIETGKKEGATLLCGGEPLTDGDYQNGYYIEPAIFEHVTSDMTIAQEEIFGPVIALIKVQDINEAFHIANDVVFGLSASIFTQNIGRMLTFIQNIQAGLIRINAESAGVELQAPFGGMKQSSSHSREQGEAAKEFFTAIQTVFIKS, encoded by the coding sequence ATGTCTACTTCAGTAACACAAAAAACGTACTTGAATTTTATCAATGGCGAATGGGTTAAGGCTTCAACAGGAGAAGTGATCCCTATTCAAAATCCTGCCGCCAAAGAGGAGGTTGCGGCATATGTGCAGCGCTCAAGCCTTGAAGATGTGAACACAGCCATCACTGCAGCTCATGAAGCAAAGGCGGAGTGGCGAGATTTATCAGGTGCAGAACGAGGACAATATCTTTATAAAACAGCTGATTTACTAGAGGAACGGCTCGATGACATTGCAATGACTGCTGTAAAAGAAATGGGTAAAACACTTCCTGAGGCAAAAGGAGAAGCGGCACGCGGTGTGGCCATTCTCCGCTACTATGCCGGCGAAGGGATGCGAAAAGAAGGCGATGTCATTCCTTCTACTGATAGAGAGGCTCTTATGTTCACTAAAAGGGTTCCATTAGGTGTTGTAGGCGTCATCTCTCCTTGGAATTTCCCTATTGCCATCCCTATTTGGAAAATGGCCCCTGCACTCATTTATGGTAATACGGTCGTCATTAAACCTGCAACAGAAACGGCCGCTACTTGCGCAAAAATCATCGCCTGCTTTGCAGATGCCCACCTTCCAAAGGGAGTAGTCAATATGGTCACAGGGTCGGGAGCTGTTGTAGGTCAAGGAATGATTGAACATCCAAATATCCAAGGGATTACATTTACTGGATCAAATGCAGCTGGTAAAGCCATCGGTCAAAAAGCCTTTGATCGCGGGATTAAGTATCAGCTTGAAATGGGAGGGAAAAACCCCGTCATCGTAGCCAATGATGCGGATCTTGATCTTGCGGTAGAAGCAACCATTACAGGTGCCTTCCGGTCAACTGGACAAAAATGTACAGCAACGAGCCGAGTCATTGTCCAGGAAGACATCTATGATGCCTTTAAAGAAAAGCTTGTTCAAAAAACGCAGGAGATCACTATTGGGGACAGTTTAAAAAAAGACGTATGGATGGGTCCGATCGCAAACAAACAGCAACTTGATCAATGCCTTTCCTATATTGAAACAGGAAAAAAAGAAGGTGCCACCCTCCTCTGTGGCGGGGAACCATTAACAGATGGTGATTATCAGAATGGTTATTATATTGAGCCTGCCATTTTCGAACATGTCACCTCAGACATGACCATCGCTCAAGAAGAAATATTTGGGCCTGTCATTGCTTTAATCAAAGTGCAAGATATCAATGAAGCATTTCACATTGCCAATGATGTGGTTTTTGGTTTAAGCGCTTCTATTTTCACACAAAACATCGGCCGTATGCTGACCTTTATTCAGAATATCCAAGCAGGGCTCATTAGAATTAATGCAGAAAGTGCTGGTGTAGAATTACAGGCTCCATTTGGCGGAATGAAACAATCAAGCTCTCATTCTCGTGAACAAGGAGAAGCGGCAAAAGAATTCTTTACAGCCATTCAAACCGTTTTCATTAAATCGTAG
- a CDS encoding MFS transporter has protein sequence MNKLFHASQTAKKTSVRWFIVFMLFLVTSVNYADRATLSIAGDSVQHDLGLSSISMGYVFSAFGWAYVIGQLPGGYLLDKFGSKMVIACSIFFWSLFTLFQGAIGFFTAGTAIILLFALRFLVGLAEAPSLPGNSRVVAAWFPSSERGTASAFFNSAQYFALVIFSPIMGWLTHSLGWHAVFVVMGILGILLSFLWLKTVYNPKQHPKINAAELDYISKGGALTAMDDEKSEQNKESKWPYVKQLLSNRMLIGVYIAQYCITTLTYFFLTWFPVYLVQAKGMSILEAGFVASLPAICGFLGGILGGLLSDFLLKNGKSLTFARKTPIIIGMLLSCSMMICNYTESSWIVVAIMSLAFFGKGFGALGWAVVSDTSPKECAGLSGGLFNTFGNIASITTPIIIGYIVNATGSFSGALVFVGSNAVIAILSYLILVGPIKRVKLKEPPSTPTAPVPSSSI, from the coding sequence ATGAATAAACTCTTCCATGCTTCGCAAACTGCTAAAAAAACGTCTGTCCGCTGGTTTATCGTCTTCATGCTGTTTCTTGTCACTTCTGTCAATTATGCAGATCGTGCTACCCTATCTATTGCTGGAGATTCTGTTCAACATGATCTTGGTCTTAGTTCTATTTCAATGGGTTATGTCTTTTCTGCTTTTGGCTGGGCATATGTCATTGGCCAACTGCCTGGCGGTTATTTATTGGATAAATTCGGTTCTAAAATGGTGATTGCCTGCAGTATTTTCTTTTGGTCTTTGTTTACATTGTTTCAAGGTGCCATAGGTTTTTTTACTGCGGGTACTGCGATTATTCTCCTTTTCGCTCTGCGATTTTTAGTAGGGCTGGCGGAAGCTCCTTCCCTTCCAGGCAATAGTCGTGTAGTGGCTGCATGGTTTCCTAGTTCTGAACGTGGAACAGCTTCTGCTTTCTTTAATTCAGCTCAGTATTTTGCGCTTGTCATTTTCTCTCCAATTATGGGCTGGCTTACACATTCTTTAGGATGGCATGCTGTTTTTGTTGTCATGGGAATCCTCGGTATTTTGCTGTCTTTTCTTTGGTTAAAAACCGTCTATAATCCAAAACAACACCCAAAAATTAACGCAGCAGAGCTCGATTATATATCAAAAGGCGGGGCTTTGACCGCAATGGACGATGAAAAGAGCGAGCAAAACAAAGAATCCAAATGGCCATACGTGAAACAATTACTTTCAAATCGGATGTTAATCGGGGTTTATATTGCTCAATATTGCATTACCACCCTCACTTATTTTTTCTTGACGTGGTTTCCCGTGTATCTTGTTCAAGCAAAAGGTATGTCCATTCTCGAAGCAGGTTTTGTTGCTTCCCTGCCAGCTATCTGCGGTTTTTTAGGCGGAATTCTTGGCGGCTTGTTATCCGACTTTTTGTTAAAAAATGGGAAATCGCTTACTTTCGCACGAAAGACACCCATTATTATCGGCATGCTTCTTTCATGCAGTATGATGATCTGTAATTATACAGAATCTTCATGGATTGTTGTTGCGATTATGTCGCTTGCTTTCTTTGGAAAAGGATTTGGGGCACTTGGCTGGGCGGTTGTATCAGATACCTCCCCAAAGGAATGTGCCGGGTTAAGCGGCGGTTTATTTAATACCTTTGGCAACATTGCGTCCATTACAACACCCATTATCATTGGATATATTGTCAATGCGACAGGCTCTTTCAGTGGTGCGCTCGTCTTTGTCGGCAGTAATGCCGTTATTGCAATCTTAAGTTATTTAATCCTTGTGGGCCCCATTAAACGTGTGAAGTTAAAAGAACCCCCTTCCACACCTACCGCCCCAGTTCCATCCAGTTCCATTTGA
- a CDS encoding FadR family transcriptional regulator, with protein sequence MNESMDELKFETVNRKTLAKQVIERIVHLLSSGQLKAGDKLPTEMELMDILSVSRPVLREALSSLETLGIITRKTRGGTYFNDKISNQPFSVMLALAQDNLPAILEARMVLELGLVTIAAEKISDGELKKLEKTIEMIEESTDNNYGEADKEFHRIIALSANNPVVEGMIQALLISHAKIDSQIPYREKKVTVNYHQKIYEALQLRDPYQAHFHMHEHLKFVRDKILKGLNQTP encoded by the coding sequence GTGAATGAAAGTATGGATGAACTTAAATTTGAAACAGTTAATCGAAAAACATTAGCGAAACAAGTCATAGAACGTATCGTTCATTTATTGTCTAGCGGACAATTAAAAGCTGGTGACAAACTGCCGACAGAAATGGAACTCATGGATATTTTATCGGTAAGCCGCCCTGTGTTGCGCGAAGCTTTAAGTTCACTTGAAACATTAGGCATCATTACAAGAAAAACACGAGGCGGTACATATTTTAATGATAAAATTAGCAACCAGCCTTTTTCAGTGATGCTTGCACTGGCTCAAGATAATTTACCAGCCATTCTTGAAGCTCGGATGGTACTAGAACTAGGCCTTGTCACCATTGCTGCTGAGAAAATTAGTGATGGAGAATTAAAGAAATTAGAGAAAACCATTGAAATGATTGAAGAAAGTACAGATAACAACTATGGTGAAGCAGATAAAGAATTCCACCGGATAATTGCCTTAAGTGCAAACAATCCAGTTGTTGAAGGTATGATTCAGGCGCTTTTAATATCACACGCCAAAATTGACAGCCAAATTCCTTATCGAGAAAAAAAAGTGACCGTTAATTACCACCAGAAAATTTATGAAGCGCTTCAGCTTAGAGACCCATATCAAGCACACTTCCATATGCATGAACATTTGAAGTTTGTACGTGATAAAATTTTAAAAGGATTAAATCAAACACCATGA
- a CDS encoding SpoVR family protein — translation MSVSEKRLLQRAIDEITEIAEGFGLDFYPMRYEICPAEIIYTFGAYGMPTRFSHWSFGKQFHKMKLHYDLGLSKIYELVINSNPCYAFLLDNNTLVQNKLIVAHVLAHCDFFKNNCRFQNTKRDMVESMSAAAERIKEYEHIHGTKEVESFLDAVLAIQEHIDPSLVRSKLSWNMDDEEEGEEDQPKRQTPYDDLWGMDEPKTREKKKTVKQFPPKPEKDILLFIEAHSRELEPWQRDVLTMLREEMLYFWPQLETKIMNEGWASYWHQRIMRELDLDSSESIEFAKLNAGVVQPSKTGINPYYLGLKIFEDIEERYDNPCEELKKAGVTEGSGRSKMFEVREIESDISFIRNYLTKDLVLREDLYLFQKQGRDYKVIDKEWKAVRDQLVSMRVNGGFPYLTVIDGDYLKNYELYIKHWYEGIELDLKYLEKVLPYLYQLWGRSVHIESVLEGKEVMFSYDGKGVHRKYLA, via the coding sequence TTGAGCGTATCTGAAAAACGTCTTTTACAAAGAGCCATTGATGAAATTACAGAAATTGCAGAAGGATTTGGTCTAGATTTTTATCCGATGAGGTATGAAATCTGTCCCGCGGAAATTATTTATACATTCGGTGCATATGGAATGCCAACAAGATTCAGCCACTGGAGCTTTGGGAAACAATTTCATAAAATGAAGCTTCATTATGATTTAGGATTAAGCAAAATTTATGAACTGGTCATCAATTCAAATCCTTGCTATGCCTTTCTGCTTGATAACAATACGCTTGTTCAAAATAAATTAATTGTGGCTCATGTATTGGCACACTGTGATTTCTTCAAAAATAATTGCCGTTTTCAAAACACAAAACGAGATATGGTCGAAAGCATGTCAGCAGCGGCAGAGCGGATCAAAGAATATGAGCATATCCACGGAACAAAAGAAGTCGAATCCTTTTTAGATGCCGTATTGGCTATCCAAGAGCATATTGATCCATCTCTTGTTCGTTCAAAATTAAGCTGGAATATGGACGATGAAGAAGAAGGTGAAGAAGATCAACCAAAACGTCAAACGCCATATGATGATTTGTGGGGAATGGATGAGCCGAAAACACGTGAGAAAAAGAAAACCGTCAAACAATTTCCGCCAAAGCCGGAAAAGGATATTTTACTCTTTATTGAAGCGCATTCCCGGGAGCTGGAGCCATGGCAGCGGGATGTTCTTACCATGCTGAGAGAAGAAATGCTCTATTTTTGGCCGCAGCTGGAAACAAAGATTATGAATGAAGGCTGGGCATCGTATTGGCACCAGCGGATTATGCGGGAGCTTGATTTGGATTCAAGTGAATCGATAGAGTTTGCGAAATTAAATGCAGGTGTGGTGCAGCCTTCTAAAACAGGCATCAATCCTTACTATTTAGGGCTGAAGATTTTTGAAGATATCGAAGAGCGCTATGACAATCCGTGTGAAGAATTAAAAAAAGCAGGGGTCACAGAAGGATCTGGCCGCAGCAAAATGTTTGAAGTCAGGGAAATTGAATCGGATATTTCCTTTATTCGAAACTACTTAACGAAAGACCTCGTGTTGAGAGAAGACTTGTACTTGTTTCAAAAGCAGGGGAGAGACTATAAAGTCATTGATAAAGAATGGAAGGCGGTACGTGATCAGTTAGTCAGCATGAGAGTAAATGGCGGCTTTCCGTATTTGACCGTGATCGATGGCGACTATTTAAAAAATTATGAACTTTATATCAAGCATTGGTATGAAGGCATCGAACTTGATCTGAAATACTTAGAAAAAGTTCTTCCGTATTTATATCAGCTGTGGGGAAGAAGTGTGCATATCGAGTCAGTTCTTGAAGGAAAAGAAGTGATGTTTTCATACGATGGAAAAGGGGTTCATAGGAAGTATCTCGCTTAA
- a CDS encoding FAD-binding oxidoreductase — translation MLTKDQMDVIKQSAPLLKAEGTKLVTVFYQNMIRQHPELLNQFNKTNLMNGSQPEALAATLYQAALHIDRLEELLPVVKQIAHKHVSVMVKKEQYPIVGYHLIEAMKEVFGLREEDETLLAWKAAYDIIANIFITIEAEMMDENVKQVGGWADVKPFVIKKKKQESPSLISFYLMPEDELELPMYQAGQYITVQIDMPGEAYMCSRQYSLSDEHHPSYYRITVKRDGHVSTFLHDEMEEGDVLQVSMPQGMFCLQGDIKEPVYFISAGSGVTPMIGLVKTAAQNSQSFTMIHADRLEDVNAFENEFERVLATASHGRIILCNEQFVQSGKGELVEKAASRIDRPFLQSVIGEGKGQFYLCGSPAFTQEVIYILKDLGIPAHHIHFESFGGQSTKEIEAV, via the coding sequence ATGTTAACTAAAGATCAAATGGATGTAATAAAGCAATCAGCTCCTTTATTAAAAGCCGAGGGAACCAAACTTGTGACTGTTTTTTATCAAAATATGATCCGCCAGCACCCGGAGCTGCTCAATCAATTTAATAAAACAAATCTCATGAACGGAAGTCAGCCAGAGGCACTTGCTGCGACACTATATCAAGCTGCACTGCACATCGATCGATTAGAGGAACTGCTTCCTGTGGTCAAACAAATTGCTCATAAGCATGTCAGTGTCATGGTCAAAAAAGAGCAATACCCAATTGTCGGGTATCACTTGATTGAAGCGATGAAAGAAGTGTTTGGTTTAAGAGAAGAAGATGAAACTTTATTAGCTTGGAAAGCTGCATATGATATTATTGCAAATATTTTCATTACCATTGAAGCAGAAATGATGGATGAAAATGTGAAGCAGGTAGGCGGATGGGCAGATGTGAAGCCGTTTGTGATTAAGAAAAAGAAACAAGAATCTCCATCGCTTATCTCCTTTTATTTAATGCCAGAAGATGAATTAGAGCTGCCAATGTATCAAGCAGGCCAATACATTACGGTTCAGATAGATATGCCAGGAGAAGCCTATATGTGCAGCAGACAATACAGCTTATCAGACGAGCATCATCCATCTTATTACCGCATTACAGTAAAGCGTGATGGACATGTATCCACATTTTTGCATGATGAAATGGAAGAAGGGGACGTTCTTCAAGTAAGTATGCCGCAGGGAATGTTTTGCCTGCAAGGTGACATAAAAGAGCCTGTTTATTTCATCAGTGCTGGGTCTGGTGTCACACCAATGATTGGTTTAGTGAAAACGGCAGCACAAAACAGCCAGTCATTCACGATGATTCATGCTGATCGATTAGAGGATGTCAACGCTTTTGAAAATGAATTTGAACGCGTTTTAGCAACAGCTTCCCATGGGCGCATCATTCTATGTAACGAACAATTTGTGCAGTCTGGAAAGGGTGAGCTTGTTGAGAAGGCGGCTTCCCGTATTGACCGTCCATTCCTTCAATCGGTGATCGGAGAAGGGAAAGGCCAATTTTATCTATGCGGTTCCCCGGCGTTTACACAGGAGGTCATTTATATTCTAAAAGATCTGGGAATTCCAGCACACCATATTCATTTCGAATCATTCGGCGGGCAATCCACGAAAGAAATAGAAGCCGTCTAA
- a CDS encoding glucarate dehydratase family protein, with protein MNQYLKEVKKERTNNLPYITDMKVIPVAGYDSMLLNLSGAHGPFFTRNVVLLTDSSGRQGVGEVPGGENIRQTLEKSAKLVLQKPIGQYHAILQSVQQTYQDLDRSGRGNQTFDLRTTIHAVTAIESALLDLLGQFLEEPVASLLGTGQQRQDVDMLGYLFYIGDHMKTPLPYLKEDQSSCSWFRLRRQKALTPMDIVCLAEAAYERYGFQDFKLKGGVFSGEAEMEAVASLSKRFPNARITIDPNGAWSLNEAIQLCKGKQHLLAYAEDPCGAEDGFSSREIMAEFKRATGIQVATNMIATDFRQLSHAIQLHAVDIPLADPHFWTMEGSVRVAQTCHDNGLTWGSHSNNHFDISLAMFTHVAAAAPGHITAIDTHWIWQDGQHLTKNPLSIKEGRVKVPQEPGLGIQIDLDKLEEANRLYKQMKLGARNDAIQMQYLMNGWTFDPKKPCLIR; from the coding sequence ATGAATCAATACTTAAAAGAAGTCAAAAAGGAACGAACAAACAATCTACCTTACATTACTGACATGAAGGTGATCCCTGTTGCTGGCTATGACAGTATGCTTTTGAATCTAAGCGGAGCACATGGACCTTTTTTCACAAGAAATGTTGTCTTATTAACAGACAGCAGTGGTCGTCAAGGAGTCGGAGAAGTTCCCGGCGGTGAAAATATTCGTCAAACACTTGAAAAATCCGCCAAACTTGTCCTCCAAAAACCAATTGGGCAATATCACGCCATCCTGCAATCGGTGCAACAAACATATCAAGACCTCGATAGAAGCGGGAGAGGCAATCAAACCTTTGACTTACGGACAACAATACATGCTGTTACAGCGATAGAATCGGCTCTCTTGGATTTATTAGGTCAATTTTTAGAAGAACCGGTTGCCTCTTTATTAGGAACAGGTCAACAGAGACAGGACGTTGACATGCTTGGCTATTTATTTTACATAGGGGATCACATGAAAACCCCTCTCCCCTATTTGAAAGAAGATCAGTCATCTTGCAGCTGGTTCCGGCTAAGGCGTCAAAAAGCACTAACACCGATGGACATTGTCTGTTTGGCTGAAGCGGCTTATGAACGCTATGGATTTCAGGATTTTAAGTTAAAAGGTGGTGTCTTTTCTGGGGAAGCAGAGATGGAAGCTGTAGCATCTCTTTCAAAACGTTTTCCAAATGCGCGTATCACAATTGATCCTAATGGAGCGTGGTCTCTTAATGAAGCCATTCAGCTTTGCAAAGGAAAGCAGCATCTACTTGCATATGCAGAGGATCCATGTGGAGCAGAAGATGGATTCTCATCTAGAGAAATTATGGCTGAATTCAAACGAGCTACCGGAATTCAAGTGGCTACAAATATGATCGCAACTGATTTCCGTCAATTGTCACACGCGATCCAATTACATGCAGTTGATATTCCACTGGCGGACCCGCACTTTTGGACAATGGAAGGTTCAGTTAGAGTCGCTCAAACGTGTCATGATAACGGCTTGACTTGGGGATCGCACTCTAACAACCATTTTGATATTTCCCTGGCCATGTTTACACACGTTGCCGCTGCTGCACCAGGTCATATAACAGCGATTGATACCCACTGGATATGGCAAGATGGTCAGCATTTAACCAAGAACCCTCTTTCCATCAAAGAAGGTCGTGTAAAAGTGCCACAAGAACCAGGGCTGGGTATTCAAATTGATCTAGATAAGCTAGAGGAAGCCAACCGTTTATATAAACAAATGAAGCTTGGTGCAAGAAATGATGCCATTCAGATGCAGTATCTCATGAATGGCTGGACATTCGACCCGAAAAAACCATGTTTGATTCGGTAG
- a CDS encoding YhdB family protein, with translation MNVADYDKALYYTHRSQWDNLLILMVRTQDDLLSKRIEHFLHAYQFNRNDAHVEKCLYGLLQYIDHASETAASEVYSHPMYT, from the coding sequence ATGAATGTGGCGGATTATGATAAAGCACTTTATTATACGCATCGCTCGCAATGGGATAATTTACTTATTCTTATGGTACGTACACAAGATGATTTGCTCTCGAAACGTATTGAGCATTTCTTACATGCCTATCAATTTAACCGGAACGATGCACATGTTGAAAAATGTTTATATGGGCTCCTGCAGTACATTGACCACGCTTCAGAGACTGCTGCTTCTGAAGTTTATTCACACCCGATGTACACATAA